Part of the Streptomyces sp. NBC_01460 genome, TCGACACGCTCTCCGAGCGTGAGGCGGGCGTGGTCTCGATGCGTTTCGGTCTCACCGACGGTCAGCCGAAGACGCTGGACGAGATCGGCAAGGTCTACGGGGTGACGCGCGAGCGCATCCGTCAGATCGAGTCCAAGACGATGTCGAAGCTGCGCCACCCGTCGCGCTCGCAGGTACTGCGCGACTACCTCGACTAGATCGGGGACGGACATGGGCCGGGCCCGGAACCGCGAGGTTCCGGGCCCGGCCCATGTCCGCATGCGGCGGGCACGGCGGCGGATGACGCTGAGTGGGCACTGTTCACCTCGGCGTCAGGAGTCCCCATGCCCCGCGTCCTCGTCCGTGTCCTTCCCGCCGCGCTCACCCTGGCGCTTGCCACGGCAGTGATACCCCTCGGTCCCCCGGCTCCCGCCGAAGCGGACAGCATCATCGTCGGCGGGCGGCCGGTGGCCGTCGCGGACAGTCCGTGGGCCGTGGCCCTGTCGAGCCGTGACCGGTTCGGAGGAACCCGCGCGGGACAGTTCTGCGGGGGAGTGGCGATCGCGCCCACCAAGGTGCTGACGGCGGCGCACTGCCTGCGGGAGGACGTCCTGGGGGCCGCCGTCACGGACGTCCGGGACCTGCGGGTCATCGCCGGACGGGACGAGCTGAGCGGACCGGGGGGCCAGGAGATCTCCGTACGGTCGACGTGGGTCAACCCCGGCTACGACCCGCACACCAACTCCGGCGACCTCGCGGTCCTCACCCTGGACCGGGCGCTGCCGGAGGGGGATGTCGTCCCGATGGCCGGGGCCGGGAGCGCGGCGTACGAGCCGGGCACTGCGGCGACGGTGTACGGCTGGGGTGACACGACCGGATACGGCGCCTACGCCTCCACCCTGCGCGCTGCCACCGTGCGGGTGCTGCCGGACAGCGAGTGCGTCCGGGCGTACCCCGGCGGCACACAGGGCTCGTACGACGCCTCATCGATGCTCTGCGCCGGTGAGACGGCTGGCGGGCGGGATGCGTGCCAGGGGGACAGCGGAGGGCCGCTGGTGGCCCGTGGGAGCCTCGTCGGGCTCGTCTCCTGGGGCAGCGGCTGCGGGAGCCCCGGCAGCCCCGGCGTCTACACCCGCGTGTCCGCGGCGATCGGGTGGATGGCCGATCGGAGCTGACCGCGGGAGGGCGCGGCACGGCATGAGAACGGGCGGCTTCCCTGCGGGGAGGCCGCCCGTCGGCCGGTCCTGGACCGTACCCGTGGCTCGTCGTGGATGCGAGGTGTCAGTGTTGTTCCTCGTCGGCGGCACTGGCCTGCACGGCAGTGAGCCGATCTGTCTCATCCTGTATTTCCGCGGCGATCTTCTTGAGTTCCGGCTCGAACTTGCGCCCGTGGTGGGCGCAGAAGAGCAGTTCACCGCCGCTGATCAGGACGACGCGCAGATAAGCCTGGGCGCCGCAACGGTCACAGCGGTCTGCTGCGGTCAGCGGGCTCGCGGGGGTCAGAACAGTAGTCACGTCGCCTCTTCTCTAGCTCGACGAGCTGTCGTACCAGGGTCAACATCCAACCAGGCCGAAAACGTTCCCGCTCGTGGCATTTCTTCGAAACTTCTTCTCAGGATGGCTGTCTGTTGCCGGTTGGCGGCGAATGTGCCGTATTGCGTAGCGCTACGGTTTCGCGTTGCTTGTGTGGGCCGGTCCGCCGGCTGGCTTGCCGGTTGTTCATGAGGACGTGCCCGGAGCCTAAATGGTTCATGCCTCGAAGGGAACGTGATGTGCACGTCACCCCAACGAGTGATCGAACGTGTATGCGAGGCTGGACTACCATAAGGATTCCCCCTGGGTGGCGTTACAACCGCTCTACCAGGCCTCGGTAGGCTCTCAGCGGCTACCG contains:
- a CDS encoding S1 family peptidase, with translation MPRVLVRVLPAALTLALATAVIPLGPPAPAEADSIIVGGRPVAVADSPWAVALSSRDRFGGTRAGQFCGGVAIAPTKVLTAAHCLREDVLGAAVTDVRDLRVIAGRDELSGPGGQEISVRSTWVNPGYDPHTNSGDLAVLTLDRALPEGDVVPMAGAGSAAYEPGTAATVYGWGDTTGYGAYASTLRAATVRVLPDSECVRAYPGGTQGSYDASSMLCAGETAGGRDACQGDSGGPLVARGSLVGLVSWGSGCGSPGSPGVYTRVSAAIGWMADRS
- a CDS encoding DUF7455 domain-containing protein, with the protein product MTTVLTPASPLTAADRCDRCGAQAYLRVVLISGGELLFCAHHGRKFEPELKKIAAEIQDETDRLTAVQASAADEEQH